A section of the Oncorhynchus tshawytscha isolate Ot180627B linkage group LG09, Otsh_v2.0, whole genome shotgun sequence genome encodes:
- the LOC112245981 gene encoding zinc finger CCCH domain-containing protein 7A-like isoform X2, whose translation MLAREQVIHLKLYSFRDQDLKKQVNMSTLCQDRSSRWQDIENGLQFIQSTLPYPGTQERYEVFIQDLVRNLFGEGNDVFNEGEWMRSIEMYTEALSIAEYADSEDISVPTGTLEKLYANRAAAYLNIVPGLHDEALVDCEKALQLNEGNHRALYRKARALKEMGRHKEAYEAVAKCSLAVPQDPNVIRLTQDLAKMLGLKIRKAYVRSKPALNVLPGSSYSGASNDKSHGSTSVEDIEIEVNQPPQETDGPDPAPPNLDPLAAMKVHPPRNERIEAESPPVSIIPSVSPVEVHTPEPIHVLVPLPLPISMPMPTLVNGARASPTQSYHLPMQKSRPDIDAEIIGDDLDDLLDQAGPGPTESPLIIPTMKGPIPFPTSAPSNSMSSPFLMPSHMNPFMHVASQCTVTLPPPYHKPQASGYSLGLDTFGVSSPLDSLDSLSMSEPQTGYSQHPFMQLTDHDKPMGMALGMPDVTPLPAIVDLAKNPLADTHEFKQACSNCYVKTGLGVLDFTLYTEEHKCKKDILLGRVKNQQDKSWKLIRPRPTKSQYVGPYYICKDVAIGEGCRYPGHCTFAYCQEEIDVWSLERKGFICRDFLFDPFGPTSKINLTVPKILQEHHGIFMFLCGVCFDHKPRIISKTNKDNPSLCSHPVTKHAFEDQKCLVHILRENTVRYSKIRPYSPQNQMDICRHEVRYGCVREDECFYAHSLIELKVWMMQHQLGITPENIVHEANRFWNMEAGSQGSLQFTTPLKRFGPPNLKMQFVCGQCWRNGQVSEADKNKKYCAAKARHSWSKDKRVVLVSSIERKKWTTIRPLPTKKPIPSQFEICMHVSTGKKCQYIGNCTFAHSTEERDLWTYMKENNIPDMEQLYEHWLQSQKPGWSEEASNSAIKENGKQIHMPTDYAEEVAGNHCWLCGKNCNSDRQWQQHITSEKHREKVFNSEDDQNCWQYRFPTGTFRVCERYLKGTCTEEELCKLAHGNEELKEWTERREFLLMKLAKARKDHLIAPNDNDFGKYSFLLKDIK comes from the exons ATGCTGGCCAGGGAACAAGTCATACATCTTAAGCTGTACTCATTTAG AGACCAGGACCTAAAGAAACAGGTGAACATGTCAACCCTGTGTCAGGACCGAAGCAGTCGCTGGCAGGATATTGAGAATGGGCTGCAGTTCATCCA GTCAACTCTGCCCTATCCTGGAACTCAGGAACGATATGAG GTGTTCATTCAGGACCTTGTGAGGAATCTGTTTGGTGAAGGAAATGACGTGTTCAATGAAGGGGAATGGATGCGGTCTATAGAAATGTACACTGAGGCCTTGAGCATAGCAGAATATGCAGATTCGGAAGACATCAGTGTACCTACTGGAACGTTGGAAAAGCTGTATGCCAATCGAGCTGCTGCTTACTTAAACATAGTACCG GGTCTGCATGATGAAGCATTAGTAGACTGTGAGAAAGCTCTTCAATTGAATGAGGGAAACCATAGAGCTCTTTATAGGAAAGCCAGAGCCTTGAAAGAGATGGGCAGGCATAAAGAGGCCTATGAGGCTGTAGCGAAGTGCTCCCTTGCAGTGCCTCAG GATCCCAATGTCATACGATTGACTCAGGACCTGGCCAAAATGTTGGGATTGAAAATCCGTAAAGCCTATGTCAGGAGTAAG CCTGCCTTAAATGTTTTACCTGGATCAAGCTATTCAGGTGCATCCAATGACAAG TCTCATGGATCTACATCTGTGGAAGATATAGAAATTG AAGTGAATCagccccctcaggaaactgatgGTCCAGACCCAGCCCCCCCGAACCTAGACCCATTGGCCGCCATGAAGGTGCACCCCCCTCGGAATGAGAGAATAGAAGCTGAGTCCCCCCCTGTCAGCATCATCCCTTCGGTCTCGCCTGTTGAGGTTCACACCCCAGAGCCCATTCATGTTCTGGTGCCCCTGCCTTTGCCCATTTCCATGCCTATGCCTACGTTGGTCAATGGTGCCAGAGCCAGCCCTACCCAGTCTTACCATTTGCCAATGCAAAAGTCCCGCCCGGACATCGATGCGGAAATTATTGGAGATGACCTGGATGATCTGCTGGACCAAGCTGGCCCCGGGCCCACAGAATCTCCCTTG ATCATCCCCACCATGAAGGGCCCTATCCCTTTTCCAACCAGTGCCCCTTCAAATTCCATGTCTAGTCCTTTCCTTATGCCATCTCACATGAACCCCTTTATGCATGTGGCATCACAGTGCACAGtgactctgcctcctccctaccacAAGCCACAAGCCAGCGGGTACTCTTTAGGTCTGGACACCTTCGGGGTCTCCTCTCCATTGGATTCACTGGATAGTCTCTCCATGTCAGAACCTCAGACAG GATATAGTCAGCATCCATTCATGCAG TTGACTGACCATGATAAGCCAATGGGAATGGCCCTGGGGATGCCAGATGTAACCCCCCTCCCTGCAATTGTGGATCTGGCCAAAAATCCCCTGGCTGATACTCATGAATTCAAACAGGCATGCTCAAACTGCTATGTCAAAACTG GACTTGGAGTGTTGGATTTCACACTCTATACCGAAGAGCACAAATGCAAGAAGGACATATTACTTGGAAGGGTAAAAAATCAACAAGACAAGTCATGGAAGCTGATCAGACCCAGACCGACAAAATCCCAGTATGTTGGACCATACTACATCTGCAAAG ATGTTGCCATTGGAGAGGGGTGCAGGTACCCTGGTCACTGCACATTTGCCTACTGCCAAGAGGAGATTGACGTTTGGTCCCTGGAGCGCAAAGGCTTCATCTGCAGAGACTTTCTCTTTGATCCATTTGGGCCCACCAGTAAGATCAATCTGACTGTCCCGAAGATCCTACAGGAGCATCACGGGATATTCATGTTCCTCTGCGGG GTGTGTTTTGATCACAAACCCAGAATAATCAGCAAAACCAATAAGGACAACCCATCTCTTTGCTCTCACCCTGTAACAAAACATGCCTTTGAAGATCAGAA ATGCCTGGTCCACATTCTGAGGGAGAACACTGTGCGCTACTCCAAAATCCGTCCGTACAGTCCGCAGAACCAGATGGACATCTGTCGGCATGAGGTGCGCTACGGCTGCGTGCGGGAAGACGAGTGCTTCTATGCCCACAGCCTGATCGAGCTGAAGGTGTGGATGATGCAGCACCAGCTAG GCATCACTCCTGAAAATATAGTCCATGAGGCCAATAGGTTTTGGAACATGGAGGCAGGCTCCCAAGGATCCCTG CAATTCACCACACCACTGAAGAGGTTTGGACCCCCAAATCTGAAGATGCAGTTTGTGTGTGGGCAGTGTTGGCGAAATGGCCAAGTTAGTGAGGCAGACAAGAACAAGAAGTACTGTGCTGCCAAAGCCAGGCATTC GTGGTCAAAAGACAAACGAGTGGTGCTGGTGAGTTCCATCGAACGCAAGAAGTGGACAACGATCCGCCCTCTCCCAACAAAGAAGCCCATCCCGTCTCAGTTTGAG ATTTGTATGCACGTGTCTACTGGCAAAAAGTGCCAGTACATCGGAAACTGCACATTTGCACACAGCACAGAGGAAAGGGACCTGTGGACATACATGAAAGAGAACAACA TTCCTGACATGGAGCAGCTGTATGAGCACTGGCTGCAGTCTCAGAAGCCTGGCTGGAGCGAGGAGGCCTCCAACAGCGCCATCAAGGAGAACGGGAAGCAGATCCACATGCCCACAGACTATGCTGAGGAGGTG GCTGGCAACCACTGTTGGCTTTGTGGTAAGAACTGCAACAGTGACCGGCAGTGGCAGCAGCACATCACCTcagaaaaacacagagagaaagtgtTTAACTCTGAAGACGATCAGAACTGCTGGCAGTATCGCTTCCCCACTGGCACCTTTAGAGTTTGCGAGAG ATACCTTAAAGGCACTTGCACAGAGGAGGAGTTGTGTAAACTGGCTCATGGAAACGAGGAACTAAAGGAATGGACGGAGCGCAGGGAGTTCCTTTTGATGAAACTGGCCAAAGCAAGAAAAGACCATCTTATAGCCCCAAATGACAATGACTTTGGCAAATATAGTTTTCTGCTTAAAGACATAAAGTAA
- the LOC112245981 gene encoding zinc finger CCCH domain-containing protein 7A-like isoform X1: MLAREQVIHLKLYSFRDQDLKKQVNMSTLCQDRSSRWQDIENGLQFIQSTLPYPGTQERYEVFIQDLVRNLFGEGNDVFNEGEWMRSIEMYTEALSIAEYADSEDISVPTGTLEKLYANRAAAYLNIVPGLHDEALVDCEKALQLNEGNHRALYRKARALKEMGRHKEAYEAVAKCSLAVPQDPNVIRLTQDLAKMLGLKIRKAYVRSKPALNVLPGSSYSGASNDKSHGSTSVEDIEIEVNQPPQETDGPDPAPPNLDPLAAMKVHPPRNERIEAESPPVSIIPSVSPVEVHTPEPIHVLVPLPLPISMPMPTLVNGARASPTQSYHLPMQKSRPDIDAEIIGDDLDDLLDQAGPGPTESPLIIPTMKGPIPFPTSAPSNSMSSPFLMPSHMNPFMHVASQCTVTLPPPYHKPQASGYSLGLDTFGVSSPLDSLDSLSMSEPQTGMQGVAYSQFNGYSQHPFMQLTDHDKPMGMALGMPDVTPLPAIVDLAKNPLADTHEFKQACSNCYVKTGLGVLDFTLYTEEHKCKKDILLGRVKNQQDKSWKLIRPRPTKSQYVGPYYICKDVAIGEGCRYPGHCTFAYCQEEIDVWSLERKGFICRDFLFDPFGPTSKINLTVPKILQEHHGIFMFLCGVCFDHKPRIISKTNKDNPSLCSHPVTKHAFEDQKCLVHILRENTVRYSKIRPYSPQNQMDICRHEVRYGCVREDECFYAHSLIELKVWMMQHQLGITPENIVHEANRFWNMEAGSQGSLQFTTPLKRFGPPNLKMQFVCGQCWRNGQVSEADKNKKYCAAKARHSWSKDKRVVLVSSIERKKWTTIRPLPTKKPIPSQFEICMHVSTGKKCQYIGNCTFAHSTEERDLWTYMKENNIPDMEQLYEHWLQSQKPGWSEEASNSAIKENGKQIHMPTDYAEEVAGNHCWLCGKNCNSDRQWQQHITSEKHREKVFNSEDDQNCWQYRFPTGTFRVCERYLKGTCTEEELCKLAHGNEELKEWTERREFLLMKLAKARKDHLIAPNDNDFGKYSFLLKDIK, from the exons ATGCTGGCCAGGGAACAAGTCATACATCTTAAGCTGTACTCATTTAG AGACCAGGACCTAAAGAAACAGGTGAACATGTCAACCCTGTGTCAGGACCGAAGCAGTCGCTGGCAGGATATTGAGAATGGGCTGCAGTTCATCCA GTCAACTCTGCCCTATCCTGGAACTCAGGAACGATATGAG GTGTTCATTCAGGACCTTGTGAGGAATCTGTTTGGTGAAGGAAATGACGTGTTCAATGAAGGGGAATGGATGCGGTCTATAGAAATGTACACTGAGGCCTTGAGCATAGCAGAATATGCAGATTCGGAAGACATCAGTGTACCTACTGGAACGTTGGAAAAGCTGTATGCCAATCGAGCTGCTGCTTACTTAAACATAGTACCG GGTCTGCATGATGAAGCATTAGTAGACTGTGAGAAAGCTCTTCAATTGAATGAGGGAAACCATAGAGCTCTTTATAGGAAAGCCAGAGCCTTGAAAGAGATGGGCAGGCATAAAGAGGCCTATGAGGCTGTAGCGAAGTGCTCCCTTGCAGTGCCTCAG GATCCCAATGTCATACGATTGACTCAGGACCTGGCCAAAATGTTGGGATTGAAAATCCGTAAAGCCTATGTCAGGAGTAAG CCTGCCTTAAATGTTTTACCTGGATCAAGCTATTCAGGTGCATCCAATGACAAG TCTCATGGATCTACATCTGTGGAAGATATAGAAATTG AAGTGAATCagccccctcaggaaactgatgGTCCAGACCCAGCCCCCCCGAACCTAGACCCATTGGCCGCCATGAAGGTGCACCCCCCTCGGAATGAGAGAATAGAAGCTGAGTCCCCCCCTGTCAGCATCATCCCTTCGGTCTCGCCTGTTGAGGTTCACACCCCAGAGCCCATTCATGTTCTGGTGCCCCTGCCTTTGCCCATTTCCATGCCTATGCCTACGTTGGTCAATGGTGCCAGAGCCAGCCCTACCCAGTCTTACCATTTGCCAATGCAAAAGTCCCGCCCGGACATCGATGCGGAAATTATTGGAGATGACCTGGATGATCTGCTGGACCAAGCTGGCCCCGGGCCCACAGAATCTCCCTTG ATCATCCCCACCATGAAGGGCCCTATCCCTTTTCCAACCAGTGCCCCTTCAAATTCCATGTCTAGTCCTTTCCTTATGCCATCTCACATGAACCCCTTTATGCATGTGGCATCACAGTGCACAGtgactctgcctcctccctaccacAAGCCACAAGCCAGCGGGTACTCTTTAGGTCTGGACACCTTCGGGGTCTCCTCTCCATTGGATTCACTGGATAGTCTCTCCATGTCAGAACCTCAGACAGGTATGCAAGGAGTTGCATACAGCCAGTTTAACG GATATAGTCAGCATCCATTCATGCAG TTGACTGACCATGATAAGCCAATGGGAATGGCCCTGGGGATGCCAGATGTAACCCCCCTCCCTGCAATTGTGGATCTGGCCAAAAATCCCCTGGCTGATACTCATGAATTCAAACAGGCATGCTCAAACTGCTATGTCAAAACTG GACTTGGAGTGTTGGATTTCACACTCTATACCGAAGAGCACAAATGCAAGAAGGACATATTACTTGGAAGGGTAAAAAATCAACAAGACAAGTCATGGAAGCTGATCAGACCCAGACCGACAAAATCCCAGTATGTTGGACCATACTACATCTGCAAAG ATGTTGCCATTGGAGAGGGGTGCAGGTACCCTGGTCACTGCACATTTGCCTACTGCCAAGAGGAGATTGACGTTTGGTCCCTGGAGCGCAAAGGCTTCATCTGCAGAGACTTTCTCTTTGATCCATTTGGGCCCACCAGTAAGATCAATCTGACTGTCCCGAAGATCCTACAGGAGCATCACGGGATATTCATGTTCCTCTGCGGG GTGTGTTTTGATCACAAACCCAGAATAATCAGCAAAACCAATAAGGACAACCCATCTCTTTGCTCTCACCCTGTAACAAAACATGCCTTTGAAGATCAGAA ATGCCTGGTCCACATTCTGAGGGAGAACACTGTGCGCTACTCCAAAATCCGTCCGTACAGTCCGCAGAACCAGATGGACATCTGTCGGCATGAGGTGCGCTACGGCTGCGTGCGGGAAGACGAGTGCTTCTATGCCCACAGCCTGATCGAGCTGAAGGTGTGGATGATGCAGCACCAGCTAG GCATCACTCCTGAAAATATAGTCCATGAGGCCAATAGGTTTTGGAACATGGAGGCAGGCTCCCAAGGATCCCTG CAATTCACCACACCACTGAAGAGGTTTGGACCCCCAAATCTGAAGATGCAGTTTGTGTGTGGGCAGTGTTGGCGAAATGGCCAAGTTAGTGAGGCAGACAAGAACAAGAAGTACTGTGCTGCCAAAGCCAGGCATTC GTGGTCAAAAGACAAACGAGTGGTGCTGGTGAGTTCCATCGAACGCAAGAAGTGGACAACGATCCGCCCTCTCCCAACAAAGAAGCCCATCCCGTCTCAGTTTGAG ATTTGTATGCACGTGTCTACTGGCAAAAAGTGCCAGTACATCGGAAACTGCACATTTGCACACAGCACAGAGGAAAGGGACCTGTGGACATACATGAAAGAGAACAACA TTCCTGACATGGAGCAGCTGTATGAGCACTGGCTGCAGTCTCAGAAGCCTGGCTGGAGCGAGGAGGCCTCCAACAGCGCCATCAAGGAGAACGGGAAGCAGATCCACATGCCCACAGACTATGCTGAGGAGGTG GCTGGCAACCACTGTTGGCTTTGTGGTAAGAACTGCAACAGTGACCGGCAGTGGCAGCAGCACATCACCTcagaaaaacacagagagaaagtgtTTAACTCTGAAGACGATCAGAACTGCTGGCAGTATCGCTTCCCCACTGGCACCTTTAGAGTTTGCGAGAG ATACCTTAAAGGCACTTGCACAGAGGAGGAGTTGTGTAAACTGGCTCATGGAAACGAGGAACTAAAGGAATGGACGGAGCGCAGGGAGTTCCTTTTGATGAAACTGGCCAAAGCAAGAAAAGACCATCTTATAGCCCCAAATGACAATGACTTTGGCAAATATAGTTTTCTGCTTAAAGACATAAAGTAA
- the LOC112245981 gene encoding zinc finger CCCH domain-containing protein 7A-like isoform X3, translating into MSTLCQDRSSRWQDIENGLQFIQSTLPYPGTQERYEVFIQDLVRNLFGEGNDVFNEGEWMRSIEMYTEALSIAEYADSEDISVPTGTLEKLYANRAAAYLNIVPGLHDEALVDCEKALQLNEGNHRALYRKARALKEMGRHKEAYEAVAKCSLAVPQDPNVIRLTQDLAKMLGLKIRKAYVRSKPALNVLPGSSYSGASNDKSHGSTSVEDIEIEVNQPPQETDGPDPAPPNLDPLAAMKVHPPRNERIEAESPPVSIIPSVSPVEVHTPEPIHVLVPLPLPISMPMPTLVNGARASPTQSYHLPMQKSRPDIDAEIIGDDLDDLLDQAGPGPTESPLIIPTMKGPIPFPTSAPSNSMSSPFLMPSHMNPFMHVASQCTVTLPPPYHKPQASGYSLGLDTFGVSSPLDSLDSLSMSEPQTGMQGVAYSQFNGYSQHPFMQLTDHDKPMGMALGMPDVTPLPAIVDLAKNPLADTHEFKQACSNCYVKTGLGVLDFTLYTEEHKCKKDILLGRVKNQQDKSWKLIRPRPTKSQYVGPYYICKDVAIGEGCRYPGHCTFAYCQEEIDVWSLERKGFICRDFLFDPFGPTSKINLTVPKILQEHHGIFMFLCGVCFDHKPRIISKTNKDNPSLCSHPVTKHAFEDQKCLVHILRENTVRYSKIRPYSPQNQMDICRHEVRYGCVREDECFYAHSLIELKVWMMQHQLGITPENIVHEANRFWNMEAGSQGSLQFTTPLKRFGPPNLKMQFVCGQCWRNGQVSEADKNKKYCAAKARHSWSKDKRVVLVSSIERKKWTTIRPLPTKKPIPSQFEICMHVSTGKKCQYIGNCTFAHSTEERDLWTYMKENNIPDMEQLYEHWLQSQKPGWSEEASNSAIKENGKQIHMPTDYAEEVAGNHCWLCGKNCNSDRQWQQHITSEKHREKVFNSEDDQNCWQYRFPTGTFRVCERYLKGTCTEEELCKLAHGNEELKEWTERREFLLMKLAKARKDHLIAPNDNDFGKYSFLLKDIK; encoded by the exons ATGTCAACCCTGTGTCAGGACCGAAGCAGTCGCTGGCAGGATATTGAGAATGGGCTGCAGTTCATCCA GTCAACTCTGCCCTATCCTGGAACTCAGGAACGATATGAG GTGTTCATTCAGGACCTTGTGAGGAATCTGTTTGGTGAAGGAAATGACGTGTTCAATGAAGGGGAATGGATGCGGTCTATAGAAATGTACACTGAGGCCTTGAGCATAGCAGAATATGCAGATTCGGAAGACATCAGTGTACCTACTGGAACGTTGGAAAAGCTGTATGCCAATCGAGCTGCTGCTTACTTAAACATAGTACCG GGTCTGCATGATGAAGCATTAGTAGACTGTGAGAAAGCTCTTCAATTGAATGAGGGAAACCATAGAGCTCTTTATAGGAAAGCCAGAGCCTTGAAAGAGATGGGCAGGCATAAAGAGGCCTATGAGGCTGTAGCGAAGTGCTCCCTTGCAGTGCCTCAG GATCCCAATGTCATACGATTGACTCAGGACCTGGCCAAAATGTTGGGATTGAAAATCCGTAAAGCCTATGTCAGGAGTAAG CCTGCCTTAAATGTTTTACCTGGATCAAGCTATTCAGGTGCATCCAATGACAAG TCTCATGGATCTACATCTGTGGAAGATATAGAAATTG AAGTGAATCagccccctcaggaaactgatgGTCCAGACCCAGCCCCCCCGAACCTAGACCCATTGGCCGCCATGAAGGTGCACCCCCCTCGGAATGAGAGAATAGAAGCTGAGTCCCCCCCTGTCAGCATCATCCCTTCGGTCTCGCCTGTTGAGGTTCACACCCCAGAGCCCATTCATGTTCTGGTGCCCCTGCCTTTGCCCATTTCCATGCCTATGCCTACGTTGGTCAATGGTGCCAGAGCCAGCCCTACCCAGTCTTACCATTTGCCAATGCAAAAGTCCCGCCCGGACATCGATGCGGAAATTATTGGAGATGACCTGGATGATCTGCTGGACCAAGCTGGCCCCGGGCCCACAGAATCTCCCTTG ATCATCCCCACCATGAAGGGCCCTATCCCTTTTCCAACCAGTGCCCCTTCAAATTCCATGTCTAGTCCTTTCCTTATGCCATCTCACATGAACCCCTTTATGCATGTGGCATCACAGTGCACAGtgactctgcctcctccctaccacAAGCCACAAGCCAGCGGGTACTCTTTAGGTCTGGACACCTTCGGGGTCTCCTCTCCATTGGATTCACTGGATAGTCTCTCCATGTCAGAACCTCAGACAGGTATGCAAGGAGTTGCATACAGCCAGTTTAACG GATATAGTCAGCATCCATTCATGCAG TTGACTGACCATGATAAGCCAATGGGAATGGCCCTGGGGATGCCAGATGTAACCCCCCTCCCTGCAATTGTGGATCTGGCCAAAAATCCCCTGGCTGATACTCATGAATTCAAACAGGCATGCTCAAACTGCTATGTCAAAACTG GACTTGGAGTGTTGGATTTCACACTCTATACCGAAGAGCACAAATGCAAGAAGGACATATTACTTGGAAGGGTAAAAAATCAACAAGACAAGTCATGGAAGCTGATCAGACCCAGACCGACAAAATCCCAGTATGTTGGACCATACTACATCTGCAAAG ATGTTGCCATTGGAGAGGGGTGCAGGTACCCTGGTCACTGCACATTTGCCTACTGCCAAGAGGAGATTGACGTTTGGTCCCTGGAGCGCAAAGGCTTCATCTGCAGAGACTTTCTCTTTGATCCATTTGGGCCCACCAGTAAGATCAATCTGACTGTCCCGAAGATCCTACAGGAGCATCACGGGATATTCATGTTCCTCTGCGGG GTGTGTTTTGATCACAAACCCAGAATAATCAGCAAAACCAATAAGGACAACCCATCTCTTTGCTCTCACCCTGTAACAAAACATGCCTTTGAAGATCAGAA ATGCCTGGTCCACATTCTGAGGGAGAACACTGTGCGCTACTCCAAAATCCGTCCGTACAGTCCGCAGAACCAGATGGACATCTGTCGGCATGAGGTGCGCTACGGCTGCGTGCGGGAAGACGAGTGCTTCTATGCCCACAGCCTGATCGAGCTGAAGGTGTGGATGATGCAGCACCAGCTAG GCATCACTCCTGAAAATATAGTCCATGAGGCCAATAGGTTTTGGAACATGGAGGCAGGCTCCCAAGGATCCCTG CAATTCACCACACCACTGAAGAGGTTTGGACCCCCAAATCTGAAGATGCAGTTTGTGTGTGGGCAGTGTTGGCGAAATGGCCAAGTTAGTGAGGCAGACAAGAACAAGAAGTACTGTGCTGCCAAAGCCAGGCATTC GTGGTCAAAAGACAAACGAGTGGTGCTGGTGAGTTCCATCGAACGCAAGAAGTGGACAACGATCCGCCCTCTCCCAACAAAGAAGCCCATCCCGTCTCAGTTTGAG ATTTGTATGCACGTGTCTACTGGCAAAAAGTGCCAGTACATCGGAAACTGCACATTTGCACACAGCACAGAGGAAAGGGACCTGTGGACATACATGAAAGAGAACAACA TTCCTGACATGGAGCAGCTGTATGAGCACTGGCTGCAGTCTCAGAAGCCTGGCTGGAGCGAGGAGGCCTCCAACAGCGCCATCAAGGAGAACGGGAAGCAGATCCACATGCCCACAGACTATGCTGAGGAGGTG GCTGGCAACCACTGTTGGCTTTGTGGTAAGAACTGCAACAGTGACCGGCAGTGGCAGCAGCACATCACCTcagaaaaacacagagagaaagtgtTTAACTCTGAAGACGATCAGAACTGCTGGCAGTATCGCTTCCCCACTGGCACCTTTAGAGTTTGCGAGAG ATACCTTAAAGGCACTTGCACAGAGGAGGAGTTGTGTAAACTGGCTCATGGAAACGAGGAACTAAAGGAATGGACGGAGCGCAGGGAGTTCCTTTTGATGAAACTGGCCAAAGCAAGAAAAGACCATCTTATAGCCCCAAATGACAATGACTTTGGCAAATATAGTTTTCTGCTTAAAGACATAAAGTAA